Proteins encoded in a region of the Coleofasciculus sp. FACHB-T130 genome:
- a CDS encoding TMEM14 family protein — MNLGTIAAIAYGILAIVGGIMGYSQAQSKASLISGSISGLLLILGGVMLLQGQAWGLILATVVTAVLIIVFAIRLFKTRKFMPAGLMTLLGLTALAVMIQQLVAIV, encoded by the coding sequence ATGAATCTGGGTACTATCGCCGCGATCGCTTACGGAATTTTAGCCATTGTCGGCGGCATCATGGGCTACTCTCAAGCTCAAAGCAAAGCGTCGTTGATTTCTGGCAGTATCAGCGGCTTATTACTCATTCTCGGCGGCGTGATGTTATTGCAGGGACAAGCGTGGGGGCTGATTTTAGCAACTGTTGTCACCGCTGTTCTCATCATTGTCTTTGCCATCCGGTTGTTTAAAACTCGCAAATTTATGCCTGCGGGATTAATGACGCTCTTAGGTTTGACGGCGCTGGCGGTGATGATTCAACAACTGGTTGCGATAGTGT
- a CDS encoding ATP-binding protein, with protein MDTQAIASIEFLQRQAASLLLYQSVLRGEVGTAFLNLLQALSSSNTNGLACLQAYGTWFQALAARNQGWQDYLITQILRTDNPFSKQVQQSSLLPPALVAAAQHDLQALQSLYNCSSDQLSRWVQATAKLLAAPVAWNQQQDRVGAIHELPIWEKFQMSENWVDLLESLAAHYQQYGTGLFASYRALRWQSGQLVGISYADPVQLPELVGYESQKDSLLKNTKFLLAGHPALHVLLYGSRGSGKSSLVKGLLNEPDTGNLRLVEVAKSELKDLPTIVEQLRGVPQKFIIFVDDLSFEEDDDAFKALKVVLEGNLTARPQNVVVYATSNRRHLIREFFSDRPRPKDNEEIHAWDTVQEKLSFSDRFGLTLTFEPADQNTYLSIVRHLATQADISLTQEDLEYRALQWATRHNGRSGRTARQFIDFLRADLAVTGSESRRLNT; from the coding sequence ATGGATACTCAAGCGATCGCTTCAATCGAATTTCTGCAACGTCAAGCTGCTTCTCTGTTACTTTATCAATCCGTCCTCCGTGGGGAAGTCGGCACGGCTTTCCTGAATCTGCTACAAGCCTTAAGCAGCAGCAACACCAATGGACTGGCTTGCCTGCAAGCTTACGGCACTTGGTTTCAAGCTTTAGCCGCCAGAAATCAAGGTTGGCAAGACTACCTAATTACCCAAATTCTCAGAACTGACAATCCTTTTAGCAAGCAAGTCCAGCAATCGTCTTTACTGCCTCCGGCGCTGGTAGCTGCTGCCCAGCACGATTTACAAGCCTTGCAGAGCCTCTACAATTGCAGTAGCGACCAGTTGAGCCGGTGGGTGCAAGCCACAGCCAAGTTACTCGCGGCACCAGTCGCCTGGAACCAGCAGCAGGATAGGGTAGGTGCAATTCACGAATTGCCCATTTGGGAGAAATTCCAAATGTCAGAAAATTGGGTAGATTTGCTGGAATCTTTAGCCGCTCATTATCAGCAATACGGAACGGGGCTGTTTGCTTCTTATCGGGCGTTACGCTGGCAATCTGGGCAGTTGGTAGGCATTTCCTATGCCGATCCCGTGCAGCTTCCAGAATTAGTCGGCTACGAGTCTCAGAAAGACTCTTTGCTGAAGAATACAAAATTTTTACTCGCCGGTCATCCAGCTTTACACGTTTTGCTCTACGGCAGTCGTGGTAGCGGCAAATCTTCTTTGGTGAAGGGGTTGTTAAATGAGCCTGATACGGGAAACCTCCGCCTCGTCGAAGTTGCCAAATCTGAACTGAAAGATTTACCAACCATTGTCGAGCAGTTGCGGGGTGTGCCTCAGAAGTTCATCATCTTTGTTGACGATCTCTCCTTTGAGGAGGATGACGACGCTTTCAAAGCTCTTAAAGTAGTGCTGGAGGGCAATTTAACCGCACGTCCTCAAAATGTGGTGGTTTATGCGACTTCCAATCGGCGGCATCTGATTCGAGAATTTTTTAGCGATCGCCCTCGTCCCAAGGACAATGAAGAAATTCATGCCTGGGATACGGTTCAGGAAAAGCTGTCGTTTAGCGATCGCTTTGGTCTGACTTTAACCTTTGAACCCGCCGATCAGAACACCTACCTAAGCATTGTTCGCCATCTCGCAACCCAAGCCGACATTTCCCTCACTCAGGAAGATTTAGAGTATCGTGCCTTACAGTGGGCAACTCGCCACAACGGGCGTTCTGGACGTACAGCACGGCAATTCATTGACTTTCTCAGGGCAGATTTAGCTGTTACTGGTTCAGAATCTCGTAGATTAAACACATAA
- a CDS encoding tellurite resistance TerB C-terminal domain-containing protein — MRSVKVSNRILLGLIAFGVSFFLSFIANRDFPKALVTGLITVPATYAGAIVVQIKQRKQKFFLQNEIQAISDERQNLEDDLYYLESSLNQLHGQIAESYNRREVINREVSTLGAYRYQLEEQGFILQTQLEVLERQKAELNESLLAATSEKQKTETSLNSLRTEFKKLQDQVTDHQNQKTILEQEITNLKKQKRPLQSEVDNLQAQLQTLETQRGVLNQSLASLKVELGQLQGQVSSLKLEYEQLKSGNLNFQKPQKGQSQTIPFWEIQRKQSVENLSAEWTALKTKLTNDDIQIIKAIVEQNNPGATLKKIAETNITMPQLLIDAINERAIDTIGDFIIEPGSASIPPAIAEEHLTKVKKMLET; from the coding sequence ATGCGATCGGTTAAGGTAAGCAATCGGATTTTACTGGGTTTAATTGCCTTCGGTGTGAGCTTTTTCCTGAGCTTTATTGCCAACCGAGATTTCCCAAAAGCCTTGGTTACAGGTTTAATTACTGTACCTGCTACTTATGCAGGAGCCATTGTTGTACAAATTAAACAAAGAAAGCAGAAGTTTTTTCTACAAAATGAAATTCAAGCGATTTCCGACGAAAGACAAAACTTAGAAGACGATCTCTATTATTTGGAGTCAAGCCTAAACCAATTACACGGACAAATCGCAGAAAGCTATAACCGAAGAGAGGTCATTAATCGGGAAGTGTCCACTTTAGGAGCTTATAGATACCAACTAGAAGAACAAGGGTTTATTCTCCAAACTCAACTTGAGGTTCTGGAAAGGCAAAAAGCAGAACTCAATGAATCCTTGTTGGCTGCAACATCGGAAAAGCAGAAGACAGAAACTAGCTTAAATTCCCTGAGAACGGAATTCAAGAAACTGCAAGATCAAGTGACAGATCATCAAAATCAGAAAACAATCCTTGAGCAGGAAATCACTAATCTTAAAAAACAAAAACGCCCTTTACAATCAGAAGTAGATAATCTGCAAGCTCAGCTTCAGACGCTGGAAACACAGAGAGGGGTGCTGAATCAATCTCTGGCGTCTTTGAAAGTAGAATTAGGTCAGTTGCAAGGGCAAGTATCCTCTTTAAAGTTGGAATACGAGCAGTTAAAGAGTGGGAACTTAAACTTCCAAAAACCTCAAAAAGGACAATCCCAAACAATCCCTTTTTGGGAAATACAAAGAAAACAATCAGTAGAAAATTTATCAGCGGAATGGACTGCTCTAAAAACAAAACTTACGAATGATGATATTCAGATAATCAAAGCCATAGTAGAGCAAAACAATCCAGGTGCAACTCTCAAGAAAATCGCTGAGACAAATATAACTATGCCTCAACTATTGATAGATGCAATAAACGAACGTGCTATAGATACCATTGGCGATTTTATCATTGAACCAGGTTCGGCATCGATTCCGCCTGCGATCGCAGAAGAACACTTGACAAAAGTGAAGAAGATGCTCGAAACTTAG
- a CDS encoding ATP-binding protein codes for MTKIKITKRISNALISSLGAGVVPRIGLEHIAVGREKEVKAILQDFDNIGEGGAGFRFVVGRYGSGKSFMLQLIRNHAMERGFVVADADLSPERRLAGSDGKGVATYRELMQNLSTKIRPEGGAFTPILEGWINNIQNQVAQESGMRPNDTGFDDKVEEKIREVVKDIEGLVHGFDFANVIIAYWRGYRSEDDDKKEAALRWLRGEFGTKTEAKTALGVRVIIDDETWYDYIKLVAKFVSDIGYKGLLILVDEAVHLYKITHTASRQKNYDKLLAMFNDTMQGRAENLGIFIGGTPEFVEDKRRGLYSDEALRSRLSSRVKGGHQDTSAPVIQLEILTPQNISELLHRLVDIHATHYNYNKTLKPSDLQEFMQEVVNRLGADKFLTPREVVRDFISILNILQQNPSISFRELIHGSSFKPTSPGKNPEIDGNTEFAEFTL; via the coding sequence ATGACGAAAATCAAAATTACCAAAAGAATATCGAATGCTTTAATCAGTTCTCTTGGTGCAGGTGTTGTCCCTAGAATCGGTCTGGAACATATTGCTGTCGGACGCGAAAAAGAAGTCAAAGCTATTTTACAGGATTTCGATAATATTGGCGAAGGCGGTGCCGGATTTCGCTTCGTTGTAGGACGCTATGGTTCCGGTAAAAGCTTTATGCTACAACTGATTCGCAACCACGCGATGGAAAGAGGTTTCGTAGTAGCTGATGCTGATTTATCTCCCGAACGGCGACTCGCAGGATCTGACGGAAAAGGGGTTGCAACTTATCGGGAATTAATGCAGAATCTTTCCACCAAAATACGCCCAGAAGGTGGCGCTTTCACACCCATTTTGGAAGGATGGATTAATAATATTCAAAACCAAGTTGCACAAGAAAGCGGGATGCGACCCAACGACACTGGGTTTGACGATAAAGTAGAAGAGAAAATTCGGGAAGTCGTTAAGGATATAGAAGGTTTAGTTCACGGGTTTGACTTTGCGAATGTCATCATCGCCTATTGGCGCGGCTATCGTTCGGAGGATGATGATAAAAAGGAAGCAGCGCTACGTTGGCTTCGAGGGGAATTTGGGACGAAAACTGAGGCAAAAACCGCGCTGGGAGTACGTGTCATCATTGACGATGAAACTTGGTATGACTACATTAAGCTAGTTGCAAAGTTTGTTTCAGACATTGGCTACAAAGGACTTTTGATTTTGGTGGATGAAGCTGTTCATTTGTACAAAATTACTCATACCGCTTCCCGTCAAAAAAACTACGATAAGCTATTGGCAATGTTCAACGATACGATGCAGGGAAGAGCAGAAAATCTCGGCATTTTTATCGGAGGAACGCCAGAATTTGTGGAGGACAAACGCCGGGGGTTATACAGTGATGAAGCATTGCGATCGCGCTTAAGCAGCCGTGTCAAAGGAGGTCATCAGGATACCTCAGCACCCGTCATCCAGCTAGAAATATTAACCCCGCAGAATATATCCGAGCTTTTGCACCGATTGGTTGATATTCATGCTACCCATTACAACTATAATAAAACTCTGAAACCAAGTGATTTGCAAGAGTTTATGCAAGAAGTTGTCAATCGCTTAGGTGCAGACAAATTCTTGACCCCACGTGAAGTTGTCCGCGACTTTATCAGTATTTTGAATATCCTCCAGCAAAACCCCAGCATCTCTTTTAGAGAACTCATTCATGGTTCTAGTTTTAAACCGACTTCTCCCGGCAAAAACCCAGAAATAGATGGGAATACTGAATTTGCAGAATTTACCTTATGA
- a CDS encoding DEAD/DEAH box helicase — protein sequence MSEQAFDKLAPFIQEYIYTQDWTELRDVQVEACKVIFDTDAHLLIAAGTASGKTEAAFLPVLTLLHQNPSTTIGALYISPIKALINDQFERLNDLLKEADIPVWHWHGDVSQARKKQLLKDPKGILQITPESLESLLINKNTQLFRLFGDLRFVIIDEIHAFMGSERGCQILCQLARLSKFVKNPTRRIGLSATLGDYSLAEDWLRLGTETPVITPDIEGGKRKINLALEHFFVSPVEPDETDDLVFSPYYRHIFNITKSRKSLIFANNRSDTESVIASLREIAETEGLPDIYHVHHGSISTSLREAAEDAMRDTKVPSVTAATITLELGIDLGQLERVIQLDAPLSVSSFLQRLGRSGRRGSAADMRFVCAEEELSTEESLPNQIPWQLLQSIAIIQLYLEERWIEPIKPVKYPFSLLYHQTMSILAAMEELSPAALAQQVLALPPFAAISKDDFRQLLRNLIGIDHIQQTEGDKLIIGLAGEKIVKNFHFYAVFSDTIEYAVRNESMEIGSILMPPRVGNCFALAGRTWEVLDSDVKTKTVFVKQAQGQAKISWHGGSSNIHTKVLERMRKVLFEDMQYSYLQSNAKKRLNEARQLAQFWEFERNNIVSLGSKTCCIFPWMGTVAYRTLERFLNFFGRESLDIKKIGGQAPYFMTVKLGKDGVEELGSEILAFGNKRITALDLVAVEEPLKMQKYDEFIPSKLLRKAFAFDCLDVGELKKIISGW from the coding sequence ATGAGCGAACAGGCTTTTGATAAATTAGCGCCTTTCATTCAAGAATACATCTACACCCAAGATTGGACTGAATTAAGAGACGTTCAAGTTGAAGCGTGCAAGGTTATTTTTGACACAGATGCTCACTTGTTGATTGCCGCCGGAACCGCATCCGGGAAAACAGAAGCGGCTTTTCTTCCGGTTCTAACTTTATTACATCAAAACCCATCTACAACGATTGGGGCACTTTATATTAGCCCGATAAAAGCGTTAATCAACGACCAATTTGAGCGACTAAATGACCTTTTAAAAGAAGCGGATATTCCAGTCTGGCACTGGCACGGCGATGTTTCTCAGGCTCGGAAGAAACAACTCCTAAAAGATCCCAAAGGGATTCTGCAAATAACGCCAGAATCTTTAGAAAGTCTCTTAATTAATAAAAATACTCAACTGTTTCGCTTGTTCGGAGACTTACGTTTTGTCATTATTGATGAAATCCATGCCTTTATGGGTTCCGAACGGGGTTGCCAAATTCTCTGCCAGTTGGCACGCCTTTCAAAATTTGTAAAAAATCCCACCCGTCGGATTGGTTTATCGGCTACCCTTGGCGATTACTCACTCGCTGAAGACTGGCTGCGACTGGGAACCGAAACGCCAGTCATTACTCCGGATATCGAGGGAGGAAAACGGAAAATCAATCTGGCTTTAGAGCATTTTTTTGTTTCTCCCGTTGAACCAGATGAGACTGATGATTTAGTTTTTAGTCCTTACTACAGGCATATCTTTAATATCACGAAATCTCGAAAAAGCCTGATTTTTGCTAACAATCGCTCAGATACAGAATCAGTGATTGCCAGTCTGCGTGAAATAGCTGAAACTGAAGGATTACCAGATATTTATCACGTCCATCATGGCAGTATTTCTACCTCGTTAAGGGAAGCGGCTGAGGATGCGATGCGCGATACAAAAGTTCCATCGGTTACTGCTGCAACTATCACGCTTGAATTAGGAATCGATCTCGGTCAATTAGAGCGAGTCATTCAATTAGATGCGCCTCTTTCCGTATCCAGTTTCTTGCAGAGATTGGGACGTTCGGGAAGGCGAGGAAGTGCGGCAGATATGCGGTTTGTTTGCGCGGAAGAGGAACTATCAACAGAGGAATCGCTTCCTAATCAAATTCCTTGGCAACTGTTGCAATCTATCGCGATTATTCAACTTTATTTAGAAGAACGTTGGATTGAACCAATCAAGCCGGTTAAATATCCTTTTAGCCTTTTATATCACCAAACAATGAGTATTTTGGCGGCGATGGAGGAACTCTCCCCCGCAGCTTTAGCTCAGCAAGTTTTAGCTTTACCACCCTTTGCAGCTATATCTAAAGATGATTTTAGGCAATTGCTACGAAACTTGATAGGAATTGACCACATTCAGCAGACTGAGGGAGACAAATTAATTATCGGATTAGCTGGTGAGAAAATTGTAAAAAATTTCCATTTTTATGCCGTTTTTTCCGACACGATTGAGTATGCTGTCAGGAACGAATCGATGGAAATTGGCAGTATCCTGATGCCTCCACGTGTTGGCAATTGCTTTGCCTTAGCAGGGAGAACGTGGGAAGTTTTGGATAGCGATGTTAAAACAAAAACTGTTTTTGTCAAGCAAGCGCAAGGTCAAGCTAAAATTTCTTGGCATGGTGGCAGTAGCAATATTCATACAAAAGTTCTTGAACGGATGCGAAAGGTTCTTTTTGAGGATATGCAGTATAGCTATTTGCAAAGTAATGCTAAAAAGCGCCTGAATGAAGCTCGTCAATTAGCTCAATTTTGGGAATTTGAAAGAAATAACATCGTTTCATTAGGAAGCAAAACTTGCTGTATATTTCCTTGGATGGGTACTGTCGCTTACCGCACCTTGGAAAGGTTTCTAAATTTCTTTGGTAGAGAGTCTCTGGATATCAAGAAGATTGGGGGTCAAGCTCCATATTTTATGACCGTTAAACTTGGAAAGGATGGGGTTGAGGAGCTTGGCTCGGAAATCCTGGCGTTTGGCAATAAAAGGATTACGGCGCTAGATCTAGTTGCTGTTGAAGAACCTTTAAAAATGCAAAAGTATGATGAGTTTATTCCTAGCAAGCTGCTTCGTAAAGCTTTTGCTTTCGATTGTCTAGATGTTGGAGAGCTGAAGAAAATTATTAGTGGTTGGTAG
- a CDS encoding thioesterase family protein, with protein MPFTYTRTIRFQDTDAAGVVYFANVLAMCHEAYEESLAASDINLKLFFSNPNVAIPIVHASADFFSPMFCGDKVLIQLIPQHLLSEKFEVNYQFIAENRVVAQAITRHVCIDAATRSRKEIPAEMIRWLQQWKEEEE; from the coding sequence ATGCCATTTACTTATACCCGAACGATTCGTTTTCAGGATACCGACGCCGCCGGTGTTGTCTACTTTGCCAATGTCTTGGCAATGTGTCACGAAGCTTATGAAGAATCGCTAGCGGCTTCGGATATCAATCTCAAGTTATTTTTCAGCAACCCGAATGTTGCAATTCCTATTGTTCATGCCAGCGCTGATTTTTTCAGTCCGATGTTTTGCGGTGACAAGGTACTTATTCAGTTAATTCCTCAACATCTTTTATCTGAAAAATTTGAAGTTAATTACCAATTTATTGCGGAGAATCGGGTAGTCGCACAAGCAATTACTCGGCACGTTTGCATCGATGCAGCTACTAGAAGTCGAAAAGAAATTCCGGCGGAGATGATTCGATGGCTCCAGCAATGGAAGGAAGAAGAGGAATAA
- a CDS encoding 2-succinylbenzoate--CoA ligase yields MKSPLDYLKERANDDWLIGYDSRNFIYIYEQLLNQLTTLADSENKPKILLAEREPIQFIASFIAACATGCPVFLCNPNWVKDEWQQVFDLVQPDLIWGDCPYPLTSPSCRDKNRVSTTINNWIMIPTGGSSGQIRFAIHTWETLMASVQGFRQYFQINPVNSFCVLPLYHVSGLMQFMRSFTSGGRIAIMPFKELESSEKCEIDPSNFFLSLVPTQLQRLLHNPELTALLSRFQTVLLGGAPAWIELLEEARSHSIRLAPTYGMTETASQIATLKPEYFLNGTNNCGQILPHAKVTICSSSSEILEINQVGIITIQSSSLTLGYYPEKFPNQQYFQVDDLGFIDKQGNLNIIGRSSNKIITGGENVFPSEVEAAIRATGLVADICVIGLPDSHWGQIVTAVYVPSKSDISTYTLQIEIEDKLSKFKRPKYWVPVETLPRNAQGKVNREQLQKIAYSQVFE; encoded by the coding sequence ATGAAATCGCCACTAGACTATCTTAAAGAACGTGCTAATGATGACTGGCTGATTGGTTACGACAGTCGCAACTTTATTTATATTTACGAGCAACTATTGAATCAATTAACTACGCTTGCAGACTCTGAAAATAAACCGAAAATATTACTAGCAGAGCGAGAACCAATCCAATTTATTGCCAGCTTCATCGCTGCCTGTGCCACTGGTTGCCCAGTTTTTCTTTGTAATCCCAATTGGGTTAAAGACGAATGGCAACAAGTTTTTGATTTAGTCCAACCAGACTTAATTTGGGGAGATTGCCCTTATCCTTTAACCTCCCCATCTTGTAGAGACAAAAATCGCGTCTCTACAACTATCAACAACTGGATTATGATTCCTACGGGAGGTTCATCAGGGCAGATTCGATTTGCCATCCACACCTGGGAAACCTTAATGGCATCCGTACAAGGTTTTAGACAGTATTTTCAAATAAATCCAGTAAATTCTTTTTGTGTATTGCCCCTGTATCATGTCAGCGGTTTGATGCAATTTATGCGTTCCTTCACCTCTGGAGGAAGAATAGCAATTATGCCATTCAAAGAATTAGAATCTAGTGAAAAGTGCGAGATTGATCCATCTAATTTTTTTCTATCATTAGTACCTACTCAACTGCAACGTCTCCTCCACAATCCAGAGTTAACCGCTTTGTTATCGCGCTTTCAGACAGTGCTTTTGGGAGGTGCCCCTGCGTGGATAGAACTTCTGGAGGAGGCGAGAAGCCACAGCATCCGCTTAGCACCCACTTATGGCATGACAGAAACTGCCTCGCAAATTGCCACCCTCAAACCAGAATATTTTCTCAACGGTACTAACAATTGCGGTCAGATTCTCCCCCATGCCAAAGTAACAATTTGTAGTTCTAGCAGCGAGATATTAGAAATCAACCAAGTAGGAATTATTACCATTCAATCTAGTTCTTTGACACTTGGTTACTATCCCGAAAAATTTCCTAATCAACAATATTTCCAAGTAGATGACTTAGGCTTTATTGACAAACAAGGTAATTTAAATATTATCGGTCGTAGCAGTAATAAAATTATCACGGGTGGCGAGAACGTCTTTCCCTCTGAAGTAGAAGCTGCAATTCGAGCTACAGGTTTAGTTGCTGATATCTGCGTAATTGGTTTACCTGACTCTCACTGGGGACAAATTGTAACAGCCGTTTATGTTCCCAGTAAATCAGATATTTCTACTTATACTCTACAAATAGAAATTGAAGATAAATTGAGTAAATTTAAACGCCCTAAATATTGGGTGCCAGTAGAAACATTACCAAGAAACGCTCAGGGAAAAGTGAACCGCGAACAGCTACAAAAAATTGCTTATAGTCAGGTATTTGAGTGA
- a CDS encoding o-succinylbenzoate synthase encodes MQYRFEFRPYRRRFVRPLQTSHGIWDIREGIILRLTDENGQVGWGEIAPLSWFGSETLEQALSFCRQMSEEITDEMIFSIPSALPACQFGFESAWEDTCQLKSQLYERNLLEFSLEQSEGQISNLFVEMQNFASLQSAKADFVCVAANSFAKSICYSGLLPAGEAALSQCQTLWNQGYRTFKWKIGVYPIADELKIFQQLTQTLPESAKLRLDANGGLSYEQANLWLWTFDNVKAEELPVEIEFLEQPLPVTQFKGMAELSMCYATAIALDESVATIDQMEAASRDGWQGIFVIKPCIAGSPSRLRQFCQQHEIDAVFSSVFETAIGRQAALKLAAELSRHNRAVGFGINHWFDEDE; translated from the coding sequence ATGCAATATCGGTTTGAGTTTCGTCCTTACCGGCGGAGATTTGTGCGTCCCTTGCAAACCAGTCACGGCATCTGGGACATTCGAGAGGGCATCATCCTCCGCCTCACTGATGAGAACGGGCAAGTCGGCTGGGGTGAAATTGCCCCCCTGAGCTGGTTTGGTTCCGAAACCTTAGAGCAAGCCCTGTCATTTTGTCGCCAGATGTCGGAGGAAATTACCGATGAGATGATTTTCTCCATCCCATCTGCCCTTCCCGCCTGTCAATTTGGCTTCGAGTCCGCTTGGGAAGATACCTGCCAACTAAAGTCGCAGCTATACGAACGAAACCTGCTGGAGTTTAGCCTTGAGCAAAGCGAAGGGCAAATTTCAAATCTATTTGTAGAGATGCAAAATTTTGCGTCTCTACAGTCCGCAAAGGCGGACTTCGTTTGTGTAGCCGCGAATTCATTCGCTAAATCTATTTGCTACAGCGGCTTATTACCGGCTGGCGAAGCTGCCTTAAGCCAATGCCAGACGCTGTGGAACCAGGGATACCGCACCTTCAAATGGAAAATTGGCGTTTACCCAATTGCCGACGAACTAAAAATTTTCCAACAACTGACCCAAACACTGCCAGAATCGGCAAAACTGCGCCTGGATGCGAATGGGGGACTCAGTTACGAGCAAGCAAACCTGTGGCTGTGGACTTTCGACAATGTTAAGGCGGAGGAATTGCCTGTAGAAATTGAATTTCTTGAACAACCGCTTCCTGTAACTCAGTTTAAGGGGATGGCGGAATTAAGTATGTGCTACGCCACTGCGATCGCTTTAGATGAATCCGTGGCTACAATTGACCAGATGGAAGCTGCGTCCCGTGATGGTTGGCAGGGGATTTTTGTGATTAAACCGTGCATCGCCGGTTCCCCATCCCGTTTGCGCCAATTTTGCCAACAACATGAAATTGATGCCGTCTTCTCCTCCGTCTTTGAAACCGCGATTGGTAGGCAGGCAGCATTAAAACTAGCAGCAGAATTATCCCGTCACAATCGAGCAGTCGGTTTTGGCATCAACCACTGGTTTGACGAAGATGAATAA
- the menA gene encoding 2-carboxy-1,4-naphthoquinone phytyltransferase translates to MNTKLINHPTSGGANISDPGLWMAAIKPPMYSVAIIPIWVGTAVAFADTQVLQGAIFSTFLMSAILIIAWLNLSNDVFDSETGIDKNKAHSLVNLTGNKSLIFWLANLFLGVGVLGILAIAWWQQDLTVIGLVLLSCALGYSYQGPPFRLGYQGLGEIICFICFGPLAVAAAYYSQTGTWSMTSLAASIVVGIATSLILFCSHFHQVADDLAAGKRSPIVRLGTQRGSQLLSWFSASIYALTGLFVVLQIFPVWTLLTFASLPFAIKLCRHVHQYHDQPANVSNCKFIAVSLHFWSGLLLGLGFVLPL, encoded by the coding sequence ATGAATACAAAATTGATTAATCATCCCACCAGTGGAGGGGCAAACATCAGCGACCCCGGGCTTTGGATGGCAGCGATTAAGCCGCCCATGTACAGCGTTGCTATTATTCCAATTTGGGTGGGAACAGCTGTTGCTTTTGCTGACACTCAAGTGCTTCAGGGAGCAATATTTTCTACATTTTTAATGTCAGCAATTTTGATTATTGCATGGCTGAATCTCAGCAATGATGTGTTTGATTCGGAGACGGGTATTGATAAGAACAAAGCCCACTCTCTAGTTAACTTAACAGGTAACAAATCTTTAATTTTTTGGCTGGCAAATCTATTTTTAGGGGTTGGTGTACTGGGAATCTTAGCGATCGCATGGTGGCAACAAGACCTCACAGTCATCGGATTGGTACTCCTGAGCTGTGCGTTGGGCTACAGCTACCAGGGGCCTCCCTTTCGCTTAGGCTACCAGGGTTTGGGGGAAATTATCTGCTTTATTTGCTTTGGCCCCCTAGCAGTGGCGGCGGCTTATTATAGTCAAACCGGCACTTGGTCGATGACCAGCCTCGCAGCGTCGATTGTTGTAGGGATTGCCACGAGTTTAATTTTGTTTTGCTCCCATTTTCACCAGGTTGCGGACGATTTGGCAGCAGGGAAGCGATCGCCCATCGTCCGCCTGGGTACTCAGAGAGGATCGCAATTATTGTCTTGGTTTAGCGCCAGCATTTATGCCCTAACCGGGCTATTTGTCGTTTTGCAAATTTTCCCCGTTTGGACGTTGCTAACCTTTGCGAGTTTGCCTTTTGCTATCAAATTATGCCGACACGTCCACCAGTATCACGATCAACCTGCAAACGTCAGCAACTGTAAATTCATCGCAGTATCCCTACATTTTTGGAGTGGACTGCTGTTGGGATTGGGGTTTGTACTGCCGTTATAG